From the genome of Danaus plexippus chromosome 30, MEX_DaPlex, whole genome shotgun sequence, one region includes:
- the LOC116776626 gene encoding zinc finger protein OZF-like isoform X3 encodes MWCKESSNFSVPETVRGPPCNVYISNVSEEVLSLNSTVDGKYMCPICYKRFANKGNVQRHVALHSREKWECEVCFRQFFKKMLYEKHVLTHSTEKRFKCEECQKTFRTSSNLEQHKRIHLTVKPFECDTCKRQFSVRANLLKHQGAGRCKKPSDKPIECGVCQKVFQKEFLLKSHLRRHTTERPFVCDKCKMSFKYKSTLIRHVQLHNGIKPYSCKICRKRFTHAGLIKPHMRKHTGEKPYSCPVCAKSFAHKHNMQRHTVRHSKIKNTVCAVCNKTFPKESRLIYHMRTHTNAKPFACGVCEKKFSHRQNIIRHYGRKHPGDTYECRDTDASVAKDVWENVVRNMNPDAHGDVRITPD; translated from the exons ATGTGGTGTAAA GAGTCGTCCAACTTCAGTGTGCCCGAGACTGTGAGAGGTCCCCcatgtaatgtttatatcaGTAATG TGTCGGAGGAGGTGTTGAGTCTGAACTCGACTGTGGACGGTAAGTACATGTGTCCCATATGTTACAAGAGATTCGCCAACAAAGGTAATGTTCAGAGACATGTGGCTCTACACTCGAGGGAGAAATGGGAGTGTGAAGTGTGCTTCAGACAGTTCTTCAAGAAGATGCTGTATGAGAAGCACGTCCTGACGCATTCCACGGAGAAGAGATTCAAGTGTGAGGAGTGCCAGAAGACGTTCAGGACGTCCTCCAACCTGGAGCAGCACAAGAGGATACATCTCACGGTCAAACCCTTCGAGTGTGACACCTGCAAGCGACAGTTCTCCGTGAGAGCGAACTTACTGAAGCATCAGGGCGCGGGCAGGTGTAAGAAACCCAGCGACAAGCCCATAGAGTGCGGAGTCTGTCAGAAGGTTTTCCAGAAGGAGTTCCTGTTGAAGAGTCACCTCAGGAGACACACGACGGAGCGGCCGTTCGTCTGCGACAAATGTAAGATGAGTTTCAAGTACAAGTCGACTCTGATACGTCACGTGCAGCTCCACAACGGCATCAAACCTTACTCCTGCAAGATATGCAGGAAGAGGTTCACCCACGCGGGACTCATCAAACCTCACATGAGGAAACACACGGGCGAGAAGCCCTACTCGTGTCCGGTCTGCGCCAAGAGCTTCGCCCACAAACACAACATGCAGCGACACACGGTCCGCCATTCGAAGATAAAGAACACGGTGTGCGCCGTCTGCAACAAGACATTCCCCAAGGAGAGCCGGCTCATCTACCACATGAGGACGCACACCAACGCGAAGCCGTTCGCGTGCGGAGTCTGCGAGAAGAAGTTCTCCCACAGGCAGAACATCATCAGGCACTACGGGCGGAAACATCCCGGAGACACGTACGAGTGTCGGGACACGGACGCCAGCGTGGCCAAGGACGTGTGGGAGAACGTCGTGAGGAACATGAACCCGGACGCGCACGGCGACGTCAGGATAACGCCGGACTGA
- the LOC116776626 gene encoding zinc finger protein OZF-like isoform X1 yields MTSEFIQIKKEPVCGETPSSHEIVNNVNNKQITENVGVFEQKIVSVEFVNIKVEPRDDVKHEPSLLVETSTFHNTTIKEEPGYHNIGVEVSIKEEPLDSDHVESSNFSVPETVRGPPCNVYISNVSEEVLSLNSTVDGKYMCPICYKRFANKGNVQRHVALHSREKWECEVCFRQFFKKMLYEKHVLTHSTEKRFKCEECQKTFRTSSNLEQHKRIHLTVKPFECDTCKRQFSVRANLLKHQGAGRCKKPSDKPIECGVCQKVFQKEFLLKSHLRRHTTERPFVCDKCKMSFKYKSTLIRHVQLHNGIKPYSCKICRKRFTHAGLIKPHMRKHTGEKPYSCPVCAKSFAHKHNMQRHTVRHSKIKNTVCAVCNKTFPKESRLIYHMRTHTNAKPFACGVCEKKFSHRQNIIRHYGRKHPGDTYECRDTDASVAKDVWENVVRNMNPDAHGDVRITPD; encoded by the exons TGAATTTGTGAACATTAAAGTGGAGCCGCGGGACGA TGTTAAACATGAGCCCAGCCTGCTTGTTGAGACCTCAACATTTCACAATACAACCATTAAAGAGGAACCCGGTTACCACAACATAGGCGTAGAAGTGTCCATTAAAGAAGAGCCCTTGGATAGTGATCATGTG GAGTCGTCCAACTTCAGTGTGCCCGAGACTGTGAGAGGTCCCCcatgtaatgtttatatcaGTAATG TGTCGGAGGAGGTGTTGAGTCTGAACTCGACTGTGGACGGTAAGTACATGTGTCCCATATGTTACAAGAGATTCGCCAACAAAGGTAATGTTCAGAGACATGTGGCTCTACACTCGAGGGAGAAATGGGAGTGTGAAGTGTGCTTCAGACAGTTCTTCAAGAAGATGCTGTATGAGAAGCACGTCCTGACGCATTCCACGGAGAAGAGATTCAAGTGTGAGGAGTGCCAGAAGACGTTCAGGACGTCCTCCAACCTGGAGCAGCACAAGAGGATACATCTCACGGTCAAACCCTTCGAGTGTGACACCTGCAAGCGACAGTTCTCCGTGAGAGCGAACTTACTGAAGCATCAGGGCGCGGGCAGGTGTAAGAAACCCAGCGACAAGCCCATAGAGTGCGGAGTCTGTCAGAAGGTTTTCCAGAAGGAGTTCCTGTTGAAGAGTCACCTCAGGAGACACACGACGGAGCGGCCGTTCGTCTGCGACAAATGTAAGATGAGTTTCAAGTACAAGTCGACTCTGATACGTCACGTGCAGCTCCACAACGGCATCAAACCTTACTCCTGCAAGATATGCAGGAAGAGGTTCACCCACGCGGGACTCATCAAACCTCACATGAGGAAACACACGGGCGAGAAGCCCTACTCGTGTCCGGTCTGCGCCAAGAGCTTCGCCCACAAACACAACATGCAGCGACACACGGTCCGCCATTCGAAGATAAAGAACACGGTGTGCGCCGTCTGCAACAAGACATTCCCCAAGGAGAGCCGGCTCATCTACCACATGAGGACGCACACCAACGCGAAGCCGTTCGCGTGCGGAGTCTGCGAGAAGAAGTTCTCCCACAGGCAGAACATCATCAGGCACTACGGGCGGAAACATCCCGGAGACACGTACGAGTGTCGGGACACGGACGCCAGCGTGGCCAAGGACGTGTGGGAGAACGTCGTGAGGAACATGAACCCGGACGCGCACGGCGACGTCAGGATAACGCCGGACTGA
- the LOC116776626 gene encoding zinc finger protein OZF-like isoform X2: protein MLIINKLQKMSVSLNRKYVKHEPSLLVETSTFHNTTIKEEPGYHNIGVEVSIKEEPLDSDHVESSNFSVPETVRGPPCNVYISNVSEEVLSLNSTVDGKYMCPICYKRFANKGNVQRHVALHSREKWECEVCFRQFFKKMLYEKHVLTHSTEKRFKCEECQKTFRTSSNLEQHKRIHLTVKPFECDTCKRQFSVRANLLKHQGAGRCKKPSDKPIECGVCQKVFQKEFLLKSHLRRHTTERPFVCDKCKMSFKYKSTLIRHVQLHNGIKPYSCKICRKRFTHAGLIKPHMRKHTGEKPYSCPVCAKSFAHKHNMQRHTVRHSKIKNTVCAVCNKTFPKESRLIYHMRTHTNAKPFACGVCEKKFSHRQNIIRHYGRKHPGDTYECRDTDASVAKDVWENVVRNMNPDAHGDVRITPD from the exons TGTTAAACATGAGCCCAGCCTGCTTGTTGAGACCTCAACATTTCACAATACAACCATTAAAGAGGAACCCGGTTACCACAACATAGGCGTAGAAGTGTCCATTAAAGAAGAGCCCTTGGATAGTGATCATGTG GAGTCGTCCAACTTCAGTGTGCCCGAGACTGTGAGAGGTCCCCcatgtaatgtttatatcaGTAATG TGTCGGAGGAGGTGTTGAGTCTGAACTCGACTGTGGACGGTAAGTACATGTGTCCCATATGTTACAAGAGATTCGCCAACAAAGGTAATGTTCAGAGACATGTGGCTCTACACTCGAGGGAGAAATGGGAGTGTGAAGTGTGCTTCAGACAGTTCTTCAAGAAGATGCTGTATGAGAAGCACGTCCTGACGCATTCCACGGAGAAGAGATTCAAGTGTGAGGAGTGCCAGAAGACGTTCAGGACGTCCTCCAACCTGGAGCAGCACAAGAGGATACATCTCACGGTCAAACCCTTCGAGTGTGACACCTGCAAGCGACAGTTCTCCGTGAGAGCGAACTTACTGAAGCATCAGGGCGCGGGCAGGTGTAAGAAACCCAGCGACAAGCCCATAGAGTGCGGAGTCTGTCAGAAGGTTTTCCAGAAGGAGTTCCTGTTGAAGAGTCACCTCAGGAGACACACGACGGAGCGGCCGTTCGTCTGCGACAAATGTAAGATGAGTTTCAAGTACAAGTCGACTCTGATACGTCACGTGCAGCTCCACAACGGCATCAAACCTTACTCCTGCAAGATATGCAGGAAGAGGTTCACCCACGCGGGACTCATCAAACCTCACATGAGGAAACACACGGGCGAGAAGCCCTACTCGTGTCCGGTCTGCGCCAAGAGCTTCGCCCACAAACACAACATGCAGCGACACACGGTCCGCCATTCGAAGATAAAGAACACGGTGTGCGCCGTCTGCAACAAGACATTCCCCAAGGAGAGCCGGCTCATCTACCACATGAGGACGCACACCAACGCGAAGCCGTTCGCGTGCGGAGTCTGCGAGAAGAAGTTCTCCCACAGGCAGAACATCATCAGGCACTACGGGCGGAAACATCCCGGAGACACGTACGAGTGTCGGGACACGGACGCCAGCGTGGCCAAGGACGTGTGGGAGAACGTCGTGAGGAACATGAACCCGGACGCGCACGGCGACGTCAGGATAACGCCGGACTGA